The Desulfonispora thiosulfatigenes DSM 11270 genome window below encodes:
- a CDS encoding ABC transporter ATP-binding protein yields the protein MNSKAFISMQGITKTFGSVIANKNVNLTVNNGEIHALLGENGAGKSTLMNMLSGVYIPDGGSIFIHGTKVSFTSPKDSINAGIGMIHQHFKLVDVLTAKENIMLGQKTGFFQNKKKLSERIMELSNKYGLNIDPDKKVYNMSVGEKQTLEILKVLYRGANILILDEPTAVLTPQETKNLFKIMKKMRESGCAVIFISHKMNEVMEVADRVTVLRKGETITTVNKEDTNPQKLTELMVGRPVVLSIERVINENKSKILEVENLTCIDSENVKKLRGISFDLYSGEILGVAGIAGSGQKEICEAIAGLYPIKEGKILFKGDDLVGKTPREIITKGVSMSFIPEDRLGMGLIPSMDIVSNLILKQYQKQKGFLINRKPSEQKAHEIVKKLEIKTPGINHPIKELSGGNIQKVLLGRELDINPDLLITAYPVRGLDINTCYKIYDLLNTEKKKGVGILYIAEDLDALIELSDRIMVLSGGEISGIVDADKTTKEEIGLLMLGEKFTKREGVNVD from the coding sequence ATGAATAGTAAAGCGTTTATATCAATGCAAGGTATAACTAAAACATTCGGTTCAGTCATAGCGAACAAAAATGTAAACTTAACTGTAAATAATGGTGAAATACATGCTTTACTAGGTGAAAATGGTGCTGGTAAAAGTACCTTAATGAACATGCTGTCAGGGGTTTATATCCCTGATGGCGGTTCTATTTTTATTCATGGTACGAAAGTTAGTTTTACTTCACCTAAAGATTCCATAAATGCTGGGATAGGTATGATTCACCAACATTTTAAGTTAGTAGATGTTTTAACTGCTAAAGAAAATATAATGTTAGGTCAAAAAACAGGATTTTTTCAAAACAAGAAAAAGTTATCAGAAAGGATAATGGAATTATCGAATAAATATGGGTTAAATATTGATCCTGATAAAAAGGTATACAATATGTCAGTTGGAGAAAAACAAACCTTAGAAATTTTAAAGGTTTTATATAGGGGTGCAAACATTTTAATTCTAGATGAGCCCACTGCTGTTCTTACACCGCAAGAAACCAAAAATCTTTTCAAAATAATGAAAAAAATGAGAGAGTCAGGTTGTGCGGTTATTTTTATAAGTCATAAAATGAATGAAGTAATGGAAGTAGCTGATAGAGTCACAGTCCTTCGAAAAGGTGAAACTATTACAACAGTAAATAAGGAAGATACTAATCCTCAAAAACTAACTGAATTAATGGTTGGAAGACCTGTTGTTTTATCAATTGAACGAGTTATAAATGAAAATAAAAGCAAAATCCTTGAGGTAGAAAACTTAACCTGTATAGATTCGGAAAATGTAAAAAAACTAAGAGGAATTTCTTTTGATTTATATAGTGGTGAAATTTTAGGCGTTGCAGGAATTGCTGGAAGCGGTCAAAAAGAGATATGTGAGGCTATAGCAGGACTTTATCCTATTAAAGAAGGGAAAATCTTATTTAAAGGTGATGACTTAGTTGGTAAGACTCCTAGAGAGATAATTACTAAAGGTGTAAGTATGAGCTTTATTCCAGAAGATCGGTTAGGTATGGGCTTAATTCCTTCAATGGATATTGTCAGTAATTTAATTTTAAAACAATATCAAAAACAAAAAGGATTTTTAATAAATCGCAAACCTTCTGAACAAAAGGCTCATGAAATTGTTAAAAAGCTAGAAATAAAAACGCCAGGTATTAATCATCCTATTAAAGAATTATCAGGAGGAAACATTCAAAAGGTACTACTTGGCAGAGAATTAGATATAAATCCAGATTTATTAATTACAGCTTATCCTGTTAGAGGATTAGATATAAATACCTGTTATAAAATTTATGATCTTTTAAATACTGAAAAGAAAAAGGGCGTAGGAATTTTATATATAGCTGAAGATTTAGATGCTTTAATTGAATTATCTGACCGCATTATGGTGCTTTCTGGTGGAGAGATATCTGGAATTGTTGATGCTGATAAGACAACTAAGGAAGAAATAGGATTACTTATGTTAGGAGAAAAATTTACTAAGCGTGAGGGTGTTAATGTTGATTAG
- a CDS encoding BMP family ABC transporter substrate-binding protein, translated as MKKISLLLVLVMLLSIFMVGCDNKQEEDKNQEKAGLSKEDIKVGFIYVGPIGDGGYTYAHDQGRLYLEEKLGVETIYAESVEEGPGCEKVLNDMIDQGCNVIFATSYGFMDYVEKVSKSNPEVKFLHCSGYKMTENMGNYFGRMYEARYLSGIVAGLKTESNEIGFVGAFDIPEVVRAINAFTLGVQSVNPDAVVKVKWTNTWYDPTKEKEAAIALLDEGADVIAQHQDTAGPQQAAEERNAFSIGYNTDMKEKAPKAYMTSAVWNWGPYYVDQVQKVMDGTWSAESYWGSMNDDIIGLAPLTENAPEGAKEAIEKAKADILSGKTKIFAGPLVDQEGEVKVKEGAEMTDQELLEFNWFIKGIEGKIETK; from the coding sequence ATGAAAAAAATTAGCTTATTATTAGTATTAGTAATGTTATTATCTATTTTTATGGTTGGCTGTGATAATAAGCAAGAAGAAGACAAAAATCAAGAAAAAGCAGGTTTAAGTAAAGAAGATATCAAGGTAGGTTTTATATATGTAGGTCCAATCGGTGATGGTGGATATACATATGCTCATGATCAAGGAAGATTATACTTAGAAGAAAAATTAGGTGTAGAAACAATTTATGCTGAATCTGTTGAAGAAGGACCTGGATGTGAAAAAGTATTAAATGACATGATTGATCAAGGATGTAATGTTATTTTTGCTACAAGTTATGGATTTATGGATTATGTAGAAAAGGTTTCTAAGTCTAACCCAGAGGTAAAATTCCTACATTGTTCAGGATATAAGATGACAGAAAACATGGGTAATTATTTTGGAAGAATGTATGAAGCTCGTTATTTATCAGGTATTGTAGCTGGACTTAAAACAGAAAGTAATGAGATTGGATTTGTGGGTGCTTTTGATATTCCAGAGGTAGTACGTGCTATAAACGCATTTACTTTAGGGGTTCAGTCAGTTAATCCAGATGCTGTTGTTAAGGTGAAATGGACAAACACTTGGTATGACCCAACTAAAGAAAAAGAAGCGGCAATTGCATTATTGGATGAAGGAGCAGATGTTATAGCTCAGCATCAAGATACAGCTGGACCACAACAAGCAGCTGAAGAAAGAAATGCGTTTTCTATTGGATATAATACTGATATGAAAGAAAAAGCTCCAAAAGCATATATGACTTCAGCAGTATGGAACTGGGGCCCTTATTATGTAGATCAAGTACAAAAAGTAATGGACGGAACTTGGAGTGCAGAAAGTTATTGGGGATCTATGAATGACGATATTATTGGCTTAGCTCCATTAACAGAAAATGCACCTGAAGGAGCAAAGGAAGCTATTGAAAAAGCAAAAGCTGATATTTTAAGTGGTAAGACAAAGATATTCGCTGGACCTCTAGTTGATCAAGAAGGTGAAGTTAAGGTAAAAGAAGGCGCAGAAATGACAGATCAAGAACTGTTAGAATTTAACTGGTTTATTAAAGGAATAGAAGGAAAAATTGAAACAAAATAA
- a CDS encoding NCS2 family permease yields MFENLFKLRENGTNVRTEIVAGLTTFMTMAYIIAVNPQILGEAGMPTGSVFVATCLSAAIGCFLMGLLANYPFALAPGMGLNAFFTYYVVMQMGLSWQGALAAVFISGIIFIILTVTKAREAIVNSIPLTLKYAVSVGIGLFIALIGFKNAGIIIHNPSTGSLGLITGEYFTDEALRQLLPFGTSPESILLAVIGLVVTSILVVKKVRGSLLWGILLTTVIGIPLGVVNLGAGFSPISMPPSLSGTFLALDFKEVFSYGLIPVIFAFTFVDLFDTIGTLIGVSSKAGFLDEKGELPKANKALFADSIATLFGAVLGTSTTTTFVESASGVAEGGRTGLTAITTGVLFLLTLFFAPLVGIIPAAATAPILIIVGIFMMEPVTKIDFSDYVEAIPAFFTIFMMPLAYSIAEGIVFGVLAFVILRVSVGKIKEVSLTMWILFLLFIIRFFV; encoded by the coding sequence ATGTTTGAGAATTTATTTAAATTAAGAGAAAATGGAACAAATGTTAGAACAGAAATAGTTGCAGGTTTAACTACATTTATGACAATGGCATATATTATCGCAGTTAATCCTCAAATTTTAGGTGAAGCTGGGATGCCAACTGGTTCTGTTTTTGTGGCTACTTGTTTATCAGCAGCAATAGGATGTTTTTTAATGGGGCTTTTAGCAAACTACCCCTTTGCATTAGCTCCTGGTATGGGGTTAAATGCTTTCTTTACTTACTATGTAGTTATGCAAATGGGACTGTCATGGCAAGGAGCCTTAGCGGCAGTATTTATATCTGGAATCATTTTCATTATATTAACGGTTACAAAAGCAAGAGAAGCAATTGTTAATTCTATTCCTTTAACTTTAAAGTATGCAGTTAGTGTTGGTATAGGACTATTTATTGCTTTAATTGGTTTTAAAAATGCTGGTATTATTATTCATAATCCTTCAACAGGGTCATTAGGATTAATAACTGGTGAATATTTTACTGATGAAGCATTAAGACAGCTATTACCATTTGGAACTAGTCCTGAAAGCATTTTGTTAGCTGTTATTGGATTAGTAGTTACAAGTATTTTAGTGGTTAAAAAGGTACGTGGATCTTTACTTTGGGGGATTTTATTAACTACAGTAATCGGAATTCCGTTAGGAGTTGTGAATCTAGGGGCAGGATTTTCGCCAATTAGTATGCCACCAAGTCTTAGTGGGACCTTTTTAGCTTTAGATTTTAAAGAAGTATTTAGCTATGGATTAATTCCAGTTATTTTTGCTTTTACTTTTGTGGACTTATTTGACACGATTGGCACCTTGATCGGTGTTTCAAGTAAAGCAGGGTTTTTAGATGAAAAAGGAGAACTACCTAAGGCAAACAAGGCTTTATTTGCTGACTCTATTGCAACCTTATTTGGAGCAGTACTTGGTACAAGTACTACTACTACCTTTGTTGAAAGTGCTTCAGGGGTAGCTGAAGGTGGACGTACTGGTTTAACCGCTATTACCACAGGAGTATTATTCTTATTAACTCTTTTCTTTGCTCCATTAGTTGGAATTATTCCTGCTGCTGCAACTGCTCCAATTTTAATAATTGTTGGTATTTTTATGATGGAACCTGTTACTAAAATTGATTTTAGTGATTATGTCGAAGCTATTCCAGCTTTCTTTACTATCTTCATGATGCCACTTGCATATAGCATTGCTGAAGGTATTGTTTTTGGTGTTTTAGCTTTTGTCATTTTAAGAGTATCTGTAGGAAAAATTAAAGAAGTTAGTTTAACGATGTGGATTTTATTCCTTTTATTTATAATAAGATTCTTTGTATAA
- the purS gene encoding phosphoribosylformylglycinamidine synthase subunit PurS — translation MFKALIHITLKESILDPQGSAVKKGLESLGFSDVTDVRVGKYLEISLEASGKSEAENKVLEMCKKLLANPVIENYEYELVEG, via the coding sequence ATGTTTAAAGCGTTAATTCATATTACTTTAAAAGAGAGTATCTTAGATCCACAAGGGAGTGCAGTAAAAAAGGGTTTAGAATCTTTAGGTTTTTCTGATGTAACAGATGTTAGGGTAGGAAAATATTTAGAAATATCCCTGGAAGCTAGTGGAAAATCTGAAGCAGAAAATAAGGTATTAGAAATGTGTAAAAAACTTTTAGCCAATCCTGTAATTGAAAACTATGAATACGAATTGGTGGAGGGTTAA
- a CDS encoding putative ABC transporter permease: MLKRYVLYGLIGWIIEVIWTGLGSLLEGRWTLDSQTYLWMFFIYGFAIFLEPIHDLIRQYNWFFRGLIYMSVIFLIEYTTGYILDLAIGACPWEYAGKIYAVNGYIRLDYGPAWFGAGLLFEHIHDKSGKLIAII; the protein is encoded by the coding sequence ATGCTTAAGAGGTATGTTTTATACGGATTAATAGGTTGGATTATTGAGGTTATATGGACAGGTTTAGGTTCTTTGTTAGAAGGGAGATGGACTCTAGATAGTCAGACGTATCTATGGATGTTTTTTATTTATGGATTTGCTATATTTTTAGAACCTATACATGATCTAATAAGGCAGTACAATTGGTTTTTTAGAGGTTTGATTTACATGAGTGTAATCTTTCTAATCGAATACACTACGGGTTACATATTAGATTTAGCTATTGGCGCTTGTCCTTGGGAATATGCAGGGAAGATTTATGCTGTTAATGGTTATATCAGATTAGATTATGGTCCAGCATGGTTTGGTGCAGGCTTATTATTTGAACATATCCATGATAAATCGGGAAAATTAATAGCCATCATTTAA
- the folP gene encoding dihydropteroate synthase, which translates to MLIRPLSKRRNLINEIDLIGADKGSIPFFKEKAEILYFKIYGIRSAEANILKQELLSRGGDLVISHQCVVCKTEKTDALILATRKTLKQLINKLTFLPYWNLPKIKKQLEDYLKETNKDNLNLPKDRVLNIWDKPLLMGIINLTPDSFYAKSRIKKDDLLLKVKEYIDNGADILDIGGESTRPGSDSVSKEEELERVIPTIQVIRENFDIPISLDTYKAEVAREGIKVGADIINDISGFEFDENMVDVIKETGAPIVIMHMKGNPKNMQENPYYDDVIKEVCSYFVGKIEYALNNGVKREQIILDPGIGFGKRLEDNLTILKYMDEFKMFNLPILIGASRKSVIKDVLNLPVDERLSGTLAITARAAELNTNIIRVHDIRENRQVIDMIEAIKEVD; encoded by the coding sequence ATGTTAATTCGTCCATTATCAAAAAGACGTAATTTAATTAATGAGATAGATTTGATCGGTGCAGATAAAGGCTCGATTCCTTTCTTTAAAGAAAAAGCAGAGATACTTTATTTCAAAATTTATGGAATTAGATCAGCTGAAGCTAATATTTTAAAGCAAGAGCTACTTTCAAGGGGTGGAGATTTAGTTATTAGTCATCAATGTGTTGTCTGTAAAACTGAAAAGACAGATGCTTTAATTTTAGCAACGCGTAAAACGCTAAAACAATTGATTAATAAACTTACATTTTTACCTTATTGGAATTTGCCAAAGATAAAGAAGCAATTAGAGGATTATTTGAAAGAAACTAATAAGGATAATTTAAATTTACCTAAAGACCGAGTTTTAAATATTTGGGATAAGCCTTTATTGATGGGCATAATTAATTTAACCCCGGATTCATTTTATGCAAAGAGTAGAATTAAAAAGGATGACTTGCTCTTAAAGGTAAAAGAATACATTGATAATGGTGCAGATATTTTAGACATAGGGGGGGAGTCAACTCGTCCAGGGTCAGACTCTGTATCTAAAGAAGAAGAATTAGAACGGGTGATCCCTACAATCCAAGTTATTCGGGAAAATTTTGATATTCCTATCTCTCTTGATACCTATAAAGCTGAAGTAGCTAGAGAGGGAATAAAAGTAGGCGCAGATATAATAAATGATATTAGTGGTTTTGAGTTTGATGAAAACATGGTGGATGTGATTAAAGAAACAGGTGCACCAATTGTTATTATGCATATGAAAGGTAATCCTAAAAATATGCAAGAAAATCCTTATTATGATGATGTTATAAAAGAAGTATGTTCTTATTTTGTAGGAAAAATTGAATATGCTCTGAATAATGGGGTTAAGAGAGAACAAATAATTTTAGATCCAGGTATTGGTTTTGGAAAACGATTAGAAGATAATCTTACTATTTTAAAATATATGGATGAGTTTAAGATGTTTAATCTACCTATATTAATAGGAGCATCACGTAAATCTGTAATTAAGGATGTTTTAAATTTGCCAGTTGATGAACGACTTTCAGGTACACTTGCTATCACCGCGCGAGCAGCAGAACTAAATACTAATATTATCCGTGTTCATGATATCAGAGAAAATAGACAAGTTATCGATATGATTGAAGCCATAAAAGAGGTTGATTAA
- the purE gene encoding 5-(carboxyamino)imidazole ribonucleotide mutase produces the protein MAKNLVGIVMGSDSDLKIMKPCIEILKEFNIPYEVIVASAHRTPHRALSYAETADERGLEIIIAGAGAAAHLAGVLASVTTLPVVAVPINSTPLQGLDALYAMVQMPSGVPVATMAINGAKNAALFAMQILAGKYPEYKKLLKSYKTQMSVEVELKDKKVAEELSK, from the coding sequence ATGGCAAAAAATTTAGTCGGAATTGTAATGGGTAGTGACTCAGATTTAAAGATTATGAAGCCATGTATTGAAATTTTAAAAGAATTTAACATACCTTATGAGGTAATTGTGGCTTCAGCTCATCGCACACCACATAGAGCATTATCTTATGCTGAAACTGCTGATGAAAGAGGATTAGAAATTATAATTGCTGGTGCTGGAGCAGCTGCACATTTAGCGGGTGTACTAGCTAGTGTAACTACTTTACCTGTCGTAGCTGTGCCAATTAACTCAACTCCTTTACAAGGATTAGATGCACTTTATGCAATGGTGCAAATGCCTTCAGGTGTTCCTGTGGCTACAATGGCTATTAATGGTGCAAAAAATGCAGCATTATTTGCTATGCAAATCTTAGCTGGTAAATATCCTGAGTATAAAAAGTTACTAAAGTCATATAAAACTCAAATGAGTGTTGAAGTAGAATTAAAAGATAAAAAGGTAGCAGAAGAACTAAGTAAATAA
- the purQ gene encoding phosphoribosylformylglycinamidine synthase subunit PurQ, which yields MNFAVVVFPGSNCDADCFHVIKNVLHEEVEYVWHNEKKLPKQYDCIILPGGFSYGDYLRTGAIARLSPIMEEVKKFANNGGLVLGICNGFQILTEAGLLPGALVRNKNLKFICKDSYLKIENNKTIFTNMYNLDQVIKVPVAHGEGNFVCSEDTLAELKKNGQIVFKYSSPNGEVTEEENFNGSLESIAGIINKEGNILGMMPHPERCSENILGNDAGKLLFASIVKAFKGGTLSGN from the coding sequence ATGAATTTTGCTGTAGTAGTTTTTCCCGGTTCTAATTGTGATGCTGACTGTTTTCATGTTATTAAAAATGTGTTACATGAAGAGGTAGAATATGTGTGGCATAATGAAAAAAAATTACCTAAACAATATGATTGTATAATCCTACCAGGTGGGTTTTCTTATGGTGATTATTTAAGAACAGGAGCAATTGCTCGTCTATCTCCAATTATGGAAGAAGTTAAAAAATTTGCAAATAACGGTGGTTTAGTATTAGGAATATGTAATGGCTTTCAAATTTTAACGGAAGCAGGTTTATTGCCAGGCGCTTTAGTAAGAAATAAAAACTTAAAATTCATATGTAAAGATTCGTATTTAAAAATAGAAAATAATAAAACAATATTTACAAACATGTACAATTTGGATCAGGTTATAAAAGTACCAGTAGCCCATGGAGAAGGAAATTTTGTATGTAGTGAAGATACTTTAGCTGAATTAAAGAAAAATGGTCAAATTGTCTTTAAATATAGTTCGCCAAATGGTGAAGTAACTGAAGAGGAAAATTTCAATGGTTCGCTAGAAAGTATTGCCGGCATAATCAATAAAGAAGGTAATATTCTGGGTATGATGCCACACCCAGAAAGATGCTCAGAAAATATTTTAGGAAATGATGCGGGTAAGTTATTATTTGCTTCAATTGTAAAAGCTTTTAAGGGAGGTACTTTAAGTGGAAACTAA
- a CDS encoding ABC transporter permease, giving the protein MELIISFLARSIVAGTPLLFATLGEIFTERAGHLNLGVEGMMLMGAVVGFQVGLVTQSPLLAILAAMIAGAFGALIYAFLTVTLRANQVVSGLALTIFGTGFSGFLGSNLIGEIAPDSIKVFFSPLALPILSKIPVIGPIFFNHDPFVYLGYLSTVLLGIYLYKTRVGLNLRAVGENPAAADSASINVSKYKYFHILLGGAFAGLGGAYLSLVYVPAWQEYITAGRGWIAVALVIFAVWNPYKAIAGAYLFGGLDIIGFRIQGSGIIISQYFIDMLPYLVTIIVLVFVSMRKLKENAPPKGLGNPYFREER; this is encoded by the coding sequence ATGGAACTAATAATTTCCTTTTTAGCAAGATCAATAGTTGCAGGTACCCCATTGTTATTTGCAACACTTGGTGAAATATTTACGGAAAGAGCGGGACACTTAAACCTTGGAGTAGAAGGTATGATGCTAATGGGAGCAGTAGTTGGCTTTCAAGTAGGACTTGTAACCCAAAGTCCACTTCTTGCTATTTTAGCGGCCATGATAGCTGGAGCGTTTGGAGCATTGATATATGCCTTCTTAACAGTAACTTTACGTGCAAATCAAGTCGTTTCAGGTCTAGCTTTAACTATTTTTGGGACAGGCTTTTCAGGATTTTTAGGAAGTAACTTAATTGGTGAAATAGCACCAGATAGTATTAAAGTATTTTTTAGCCCTCTTGCCCTTCCTATTCTTTCTAAGATACCAGTCATTGGTCCTATATTCTTTAATCACGATCCTTTTGTCTACTTGGGATATTTAAGTACAGTTTTATTAGGGATTTATCTTTATAAAACAAGAGTAGGTTTAAATTTACGTGCTGTGGGAGAAAATCCAGCTGCTGCAGATTCAGCTAGTATAAATGTAAGTAAGTATAAATATTTTCATATTTTACTAGGTGGAGCCTTTGCAGGATTAGGTGGAGCTTATTTATCTTTAGTATATGTACCTGCGTGGCAAGAATATATTACAGCAGGGAGAGGCTGGATAGCTGTAGCTTTAGTTATTTTTGCCGTTTGGAATCCGTATAAAGCAATAGCAGGAGCTTATCTCTTTGGTGGTTTAGACATAATTGGTTTTCGTATTCAAGGATCAGGAATTATCATATCCCAATATTTTATCGACATGCTTCCATATTTAGTAACAATTATTGTGTTAGTTTTCGTTTCTATGCGCAAACTAAAAGAAAATGCGCCACCTAAAGGTCTTGGTAATCCTTACTTTAGAGAAGAAAGATAA
- a CDS encoding ABC transporter permease, with translation MIRIAKRSDMNKRKYVTIQITAVLLALLTAAIFIVLLGHNPLEVYSSMLKGAFGSSYRFKETVIKAIPLVITSLGIGIAFKMKFWNIGAEGQIIMGAFLASWVGLSFPDLPKLVLLLLMFIGGFIGGGMWALIPAFLKAKWETNETIVTLMMNYIALKWITYLQFGPWKDPKAMGFPKIPYFSDNGILPDFFGVHLGWVITLVLVVLVYIFMNHSKKGYEIAVLGESENTARYAGISVPKTIILALILSGGLSGITGFIQVSGVSNNLSIQIAGGVGYTAIITTWLAGLSAPVILVVSFLFAVLIQGGAFIQTAFGIPEAAASMLQGIILFFVLGSEFFVRYKVIYDHKQAENKGV, from the coding sequence TTGATTAGAATTGCAAAAAGAAGTGATATGAATAAAAGAAAATATGTAACAATTCAAATAACAGCAGTTTTATTAGCATTATTAACAGCAGCGATTTTTATTGTTTTGTTAGGTCATAATCCACTAGAAGTATATTCATCTATGCTAAAAGGTGCGTTTGGGTCATCTTATAGATTTAAGGAAACTGTAATAAAAGCTATCCCTCTTGTAATTACTTCATTAGGAATAGGTATTGCTTTTAAAATGAAATTTTGGAATATTGGTGCAGAAGGTCAAATTATTATGGGTGCATTTTTAGCTAGTTGGGTAGGACTTAGTTTTCCAGATTTACCAAAGTTAGTTTTATTATTATTGATGTTTATTGGTGGATTTATTGGTGGCGGAATGTGGGCTTTAATACCTGCCTTTTTAAAGGCAAAATGGGAAACAAATGAAACCATTGTTACTCTAATGATGAATTATATAGCTTTAAAATGGATAACTTATTTACAATTTGGGCCTTGGAAAGATCCTAAAGCAATGGGATTTCCTAAAATACCGTATTTCTCTGATAATGGGATATTACCTGATTTTTTTGGAGTTCATTTGGGCTGGGTAATCACATTAGTCCTAGTAGTTTTGGTATATATTTTCATGAATCATAGTAAAAAGGGTTATGAGATAGCTGTTTTAGGAGAAAGTGAAAATACAGCTAGATATGCTGGGATTTCAGTTCCAAAGACAATTATTTTAGCTTTAATTTTAAGTGGTGGATTAAGTGGTATAACTGGATTTATTCAAGTATCTGGAGTAAGCAATAATTTGTCGATTCAAATTGCAGGTGGTGTTGGTTACACAGCAATAATAACTACTTGGCTTGCTGGACTTAGTGCTCCCGTGATATTAGTTGTTTCTTTTTTATTTGCAGTCCTTATTCAAGGAGGAGCTTTTATTCAAACTGCATTTGGAATACCAGAAGCTGCCGCTAGTATGCTACAAGGTATTATTTTATTTTTTGTTTTAGGTAGTGAGTTTTTTGTAAGATATAAGGTTATATATGATCATAAACAAGCGGAAAATAAGGGGGTATAA
- the folK gene encoding 2-amino-4-hydroxy-6-hydroxymethyldihydropteridine diphosphokinase, protein MNKERIFIALGSNMGDKDKNIEQALELMNEREIKVIKISSLIETEPYGYMDQERFVNAVAEVEYTGEPEELLKNLLEIEVDMKRIRIIHWGPRNIDLDIVLWGQQIIKQDNLNIPHTDMHNREFVLDPLAEIAPEIIHPVYNLSISELLDNLKQQ, encoded by the coding sequence ATGAATAAAGAAAGAATTTTTATTGCACTAGGAAGTAATATGGGCGATAAAGATAAAAATATAGAACAAGCTCTAGAGTTAATGAATGAAAGAGAAATAAAGGTAATAAAAATATCTTCTTTAATTGAAACTGAACCTTATGGATATATGGATCAAGAAAGGTTTGTAAATGCAGTAGCAGAGGTAGAGTATACGGGAGAACCAGAAGAATTATTAAAGAATCTATTAGAAATTGAAGTGGATATGAAAAGAATTAGGATTATACATTGGGGACCACGAAATATTGATTTAGATATTGTTCTATGGGGACAACAAATAATTAAACAAGATAATTTAAATATTCCACATACTGATATGCATAATCGTGAATTTGTTCTGGATCCATTAGCAGAAATTGCCCCGGAGATTATTCATCCAGTTTATAACTTAAGTATTTCTGAACTGTTAGATAACCTAAAACAACAATAA
- a CDS encoding xanthine phosphoribosyltransferase, whose amino-acid sequence MKILQETIREKGKAIGKEILKVDNFLNHQIDVKLLNEIGKEFKRRFGSKEITKILTIEASGIAIACLTAQYFDNVPVVFAKKLEASNLDQDVYESEVHSFTKNKTYKIRVSKNYINKDDKVLIIDDFLAHGKAASGLIEIVEQAGAKAVGVGIVIEKYFQNGRKFILDKNVQLESLAIIESLDNGKVNFK is encoded by the coding sequence ATGAAAATATTACAAGAAACAATCAGAGAAAAGGGTAAAGCTATTGGGAAAGAAATCTTAAAAGTAGATAATTTTCTTAATCATCAAATAGATGTTAAATTGTTAAATGAAATTGGAAAAGAATTCAAGAGACGTTTTGGCTCGAAAGAAATTACGAAGATTTTAACTATTGAAGCTTCTGGAATTGCAATAGCCTGTCTTACAGCTCAATATTTTGATAATGTACCAGTTGTTTTTGCCAAAAAGTTAGAAGCTAGTAACCTAGATCAAGATGTCTATGAAAGTGAAGTGCATTCATTTACGAAGAATAAAACATACAAAATTAGAGTTTCTAAGAACTATATTAATAAGGATGATAAAGTATTAATTATAGATGACTTTTTAGCTCATGGAAAAGCTGCTAGTGGCTTAATTGAAATCGTGGAACAAGCAGGAGCTAAAGCTGTTGGTGTGGGTATTGTAATAGAGAAGTATTTCCAAAATGGTCGTAAGTTTATCTTAGATAAAAATGTCCAATTAGAATCCCTTGCAATCATAGAATCCTTAGATAATGGGAAAGTTAACTTTAAGTAA
- a CDS encoding 6-pyruvoyl trahydropterin synthase family protein — translation MTQYHGKCENLHGHTYKLQVTVKGTLNEEDLVLDFIVLKNIVKEKVLNKLDHTNLNDRFTQPSTENILIWIWNEIKDELKGPNYELYELKLWETPTSFATYRED, via the coding sequence TTGACTCAGTATCATGGAAAGTGTGAAAATTTACATGGTCATACTTATAAACTTCAGGTTACAGTAAAGGGAACTTTAAATGAAGAAGATTTAGTTCTAGACTTTATTGTGTTAAAGAATATTGTTAAGGAAAAGGTTTTAAACAAATTAGATCATACTAATTTAAATGATCGCTTTACCCAGCCTAGTACAGAAAATATCCTTATTTGGATATGGAATGAAATTAAAGATGAGTTAAAGGGACCTAATTATGAGCTTTATGAACTAAAATTATGGGAAACACCAACTAGTTTTGCTACTTATAGAGAAGATTAA